From the Deinococcus gobiensis I-0 genome, the window CCCCAGGGCTGGGGGATAGTGGGTGCTGCCGTAGGGCCCGTTGAAGTCGCTCAATAGCACCAGCCGCAGCGGGGTGGGCGGCGCGGACTGGGGGGCGGCGGCCTGGACCGGTCCCCAGAGCAGGGCGGGCAGCAGCAGGGCGAGAAGGCGAGGCACGCCTCCACTTCAGCACACGGAACGGTCAGCTCCGCGTCTAGACGCCTCCTGAAGTTAAAGGTTGAGTAAATGTAAACTTCAGGAAGCCTCAAGACGGCGTCGTCCCGGTTTCGCCTCCCGTCCTCCAAGGAGCCGCCCATGTCTGACCCTGCCTCCCTGAACCGCACGACCTTCTCGCTGGCCGACACGGCGCGCGGCGACGACGGCGAGCTGTACCACCTGCCCACCCTGCGCCGCCTGCATGCGCTGGGGCACCTGCGACCCGGCAGCGCCGCCTATGTGCTGCTGATGCAGGTGCTGGCCGACGCTGCGCCCGCCCGCGCCCGCCTGATCGCCTGAGCGGCCCGGCGGTTCCTGAAGGCCCGCTGCGGTGCGGGCAAATCCGGAGCTGACCCGGCGGCGGCACACTGGGGCATGACCGACGACCGCCGTGACGCCCTGCCCGTGGTGCCCAACCTGAGTGTGCGGGAGGACGCCCCCGAGACGGAGGTGCGTGCCGAGCAGGGACCGGCCCCCGCCGACCTCGCGGGGCGCGCGGCGCCTCCTGTTCCTACCCCCAGCGGTGAGGGCCTGAGCGCCGCCGAGGTGGCCCGCCTGACCGGCGACGGTGAGGAGGCCGCCGCTGCCGACCGTGACCTGAACCGCGCCGAGGGCGTGGACCCCGACTCCTCGGAGAGCTGAGCGGCCCATACTCGGGCCATGCAGACGGTCGCCGACCTGCGCGCAGCCTGCGCCGCCTTGCGCGGCTCGCAGGAAACCTTTCCCTTTGGACCGGCCACCCTGGTCTTCAAGGTGGCCGGCAAAATGTACGCCCTGACCGATCTCGGAGCCGATCCCCTCACCCTGAGCCTGAAGGTGCGGCCTGGGGACGGCGAGGCGCTGCGGGCCGGGTATGCGGGCATCGCAGCGGGC encodes:
- a CDS encoding MmcQ/YjbR family DNA-binding protein — its product is MQTVADLRAACAALRGSQETFPFGPATLVFKVAGKMYALTDLGADPLTLSLKVRPGDGEALRAGYAGIAAGYHLNKRHWVTLTLDRVPEALAADLLRGSYALVVAGLTRAQRRELEGAAE